A genomic stretch from Empedobacter stercoris includes:
- the dapB gene encoding 4-hydroxy-tetrahydrodipicolinate reductase, with the protein MKIALIGYGKMGKAIEEILVQRGHDVVLKISRTPLPEELKDVEVAIEFSRPEFAFDNLKVLLENNVATICGTTGWLEKQGEINQLAIANHTAFLYASNFSLGVNLFFELNSILARMMNKYRNEYQINLEEIHHTQKLDAPSGTAITIAEGIIDHSSYTSWSMDEKAKDIIPVEAKRIEDVPGTHIVQYNSEVDTIEISHTAHSRKGFALGAVIAAEWIWNKQGVFTMKDVLELN; encoded by the coding sequence ATGAAAATTGCATTAATAGGATACGGAAAAATGGGAAAAGCAATAGAAGAAATTTTAGTTCAACGTGGTCATGATGTTGTACTTAAAATTTCTCGTACTCCTCTTCCAGAAGAATTAAAAGATGTTGAAGTTGCAATCGAATTTTCTCGACCAGAATTTGCATTCGATAATCTTAAAGTATTACTTGAGAACAACGTTGCAACTATATGTGGAACAACAGGATGGTTAGAGAAACAAGGTGAAATAAATCAATTAGCCATTGCTAATCATACGGCTTTTTTATATGCTTCTAATTTTAGTTTAGGTGTAAATTTATTCTTTGAATTGAATTCTATTTTAGCTCGAATGATGAATAAATACCGCAACGAATATCAAATTAATTTAGAAGAAATTCATCACACACAAAAACTTGATGCACCTTCAGGAACTGCAATTACAATTGCAGAAGGAATTATTGATCATTCTTCTTATACTTCTTGGTCGATGGATGAAAAAGCAAAAGATATTATTCCTGTCGAAGCAAAAAGAATAGAAGATGTTCCTGGAACACATATCGTGCAATATAATTCGGAAGTAGACACAATTGAAATTTCTCATACCGCTCATTCACGCAAAGGTTTTGCCTTAGGTGCTGTAATTGCTGCGGAATGGATTTGGAATAAACAAGGTGTTTTTACAATGAAAGATGTACTTGAACTGAACTAA
- a CDS encoding DUF5683 domain-containing protein, translated as MKIKGLFLGLMMASTFSFAQVQIDSTLIVKDSVKISNEVLMEKSPIKASLYSAILPGAGQLYNKKWWKAPIALGLVGTGTGFTIYYNNLYKKYRKAYIAVREGTPNEFSGILTPEQLAVIQDDYKRKRDYSVALTALAYLLNVVDATVDAHLFTVRNDTEMSFKPTVIQDEMTLEPVLGLAFNLKF; from the coding sequence ATGAAAATTAAAGGATTATTTCTTGGATTAATGATGGCTTCAACGTTTTCATTTGCCCAAGTTCAAATAGATTCAACTCTAATCGTAAAAGATTCTGTTAAAATTAGTAACGAAGTCTTAATGGAAAAAAGTCCAATCAAAGCTTCGTTGTATTCAGCTATTTTACCAGGTGCAGGACAATTGTACAATAAAAAATGGTGGAAAGCACCAATTGCATTGGGATTAGTTGGTACAGGCACAGGTTTTACAATCTATTACAATAATTTATATAAAAAGTACCGAAAAGCGTACATTGCAGTAAGAGAAGGAACTCCAAACGAATTTTCTGGTATTTTAACTCCAGAACAACTGGCAGTTATACAAGACGATTACAAACGAAAACGTGATTATAGTGTTGCGTTAACTGCGTTAGCTTATTTATTAAATGTTGTTGATGCTACAGTTGATGCACATTTATTTACAGTACGAAACGACACTGAAATGTCATTTAAACCAACTGTCATTCAAGATGAAATGACATTAGAGCCAGTTTTGGGATTGGCATTTAACTTAAAATTTTAG
- a CDS encoding ParB/RepB/Spo0J family partition protein, whose translation MAKPNKNNRLGRGLSALLKDEPTVKTAQDEGAKKLVGNILEIDLEKITANPWQPRTNFDKKALDELVASIQTLGVIQPITIRKKPTGEYELISGERRFRASQLAGKKTIPAYVRLANDQEMLEMALVENIQRQDLDAIEIALSYQQLMDEIKLTQEELSKRVGKDRTSITNYLRLLKLDPIIQTGIRDGMISMGHGRALMAIDDADLQFDIYEKIVKNNLSVRDTERLIKSIKEGKPEKKAKDELPSQYKEALSSISNSLKTKVEIKRANNGKGKIILNFTSDDEFERLRKFLNEN comes from the coding sequence ATGGCAAAGCCAAATAAAAATAATCGCTTAGGACGTGGATTATCAGCTCTATTAAAAGATGAACCAACGGTAAAAACAGCACAAGATGAAGGTGCGAAGAAATTGGTTGGAAATATTTTGGAAATAGATTTAGAAAAAATAACCGCAAATCCTTGGCAACCACGAACTAATTTTGATAAAAAAGCTTTAGATGAATTAGTCGCTTCTATTCAAACATTAGGCGTTATTCAACCCATTACAATTCGTAAAAAACCAACAGGTGAATATGAATTGATTTCAGGTGAAAGACGTTTTCGTGCTTCGCAATTGGCAGGAAAAAAGACAATTCCGGCTTATGTGCGATTAGCAAATGACCAAGAAATGTTGGAAATGGCATTGGTCGAAAATATTCAACGTCAAGATTTAGATGCTATTGAAATTGCACTTTCTTACCAACAATTAATGGATGAAATCAAGCTTACTCAAGAAGAATTAAGTAAACGTGTTGGGAAAGATAGAACATCTATTACAAATTATTTACGTCTATTAAAATTAGATCCAATTATCCAAACAGGAATTCGAGATGGAATGATTTCGATGGGACATGGGCGTGCTTTAATGGCAATTGATGATGCGGATTTACAGTTTGATATTTACGAAAAAATTGTCAAAAATAATTTATCTGTACGTGATACAGAACGTCTAATCAAATCAATAAAAGAAGGGAAACCTGAGAAGAAAGCTAAAGATGAATTGCCTTCTCAGTACAAAGAAGCATTAAGTTCTATTTCAAATTCTTTGAAAACGAAAGTCGAAATAAAACGTGCGAATAATGGTAAAGGTAAAATTATTTTGAATTTTACTTCTGATGATGAGTTTGAACGTTTAAGAAAGTTTTTGAATGAAAATTAA
- a CDS encoding ParA family protein: MGKIIAIANQKGGVGKTTTSLNLAASLGVLEKKVLLIDADPQANATSGLGFDLDEIEAGTYEVLEHEVLASEAILQSESPNLDLMPAHLDLVAAEIEIVDYENREYMLKTALSEIKDQYDYIIIDCAPSLGLITLNALTAADSVIIPIQCEYFALEGLGKLLNTIKGIQQHHNKELDIEGLLLTMYDSRLRLSNQVLDEVNNHFPQMVFKTIITRNVRLSEAPSFGETIIQYDAASKGAENYLNLAREFLINNNDTV, translated from the coding sequence ATGGGTAAAATTATTGCTATTGCGAACCAAAAAGGTGGCGTAGGAAAAACGACAACCTCGTTAAATCTTGCCGCTTCTTTAGGTGTTTTAGAGAAAAAAGTTTTATTAATTGATGCAGATCCGCAAGCAAATGCAACATCTGGTTTAGGTTTTGATTTGGATGAAATCGAAGCAGGAACCTATGAAGTATTAGAACATGAAGTTCTTGCAAGCGAAGCTATTTTACAATCAGAATCTCCTAACTTAGACTTAATGCCTGCTCATTTAGATTTAGTTGCTGCCGAGATTGAAATTGTAGATTACGAGAACCGCGAATACATGTTAAAAACTGCGTTGTCGGAAATCAAAGATCAATATGATTATATAATTATAGATTGTGCGCCTTCACTTGGCTTGATTACTTTGAATGCACTTACAGCTGCAGATTCTGTAATTATTCCTATTCAGTGCGAATATTTTGCTTTAGAAGGATTAGGAAAATTATTAAATACAATAAAAGGAATTCAACAACACCACAACAAAGAATTGGATATTGAAGGTTTATTGTTGACAATGTACGATTCGCGTTTACGCCTATCTAATCAGGTTTTAGATGAGGTAAACAATCATTTTCCGCAAATGGTTTTCAAAACAATTATTACGCGAAATGTGCGTTTGTCTGAAGCGCCAAGTTTTGGCGAAACAATTATTCAGTACGATGCAGCAAGTAAAGGTGCAGAAAATTACTTAAATTTAGCGCGTGAATTTTTAATTAACAACAACGATACAGTTTAA
- a CDS encoding type III PLP-dependent enzyme domain-containing protein: MKTKYIDLITQSFDFPQDEFELDGEHLKFNGIDLKALVEEHGTPLKFTYLPKISQNIQRAKGWFEKAREELNYEGTYNYCYCTKSSHFRHILGEALKNDIHIETSSAFDINIVENLIKEGLITDDQYIVCNGFKREEYVENIARLVNNGHRKTITVIDNYEEVDLFSEAIEGDFEIGIRIASEEEPKFEFYTSRLGIGYKDIVPFYQTMVKPNERIKLKMLHFFINTGIKDNSYYWNELTKCLRVYVNLKKVCPELDSLNIGGGFPIKNSLNFEYDYEYMAKEILLQIKMICDEEGIPVPNIFTEFGSFTVGESGGVIYKILYQKKQNDKEYWDMIDSSFMTTLPDAWAISKRFVMLPVNRWYDKYERVLLGGLTCDSDDYYNSEQHVNAIYLPKYDQAKPLYIGFFNTGAYQDNISGFGGINHCLIPQPKYILIDENYEAKVYSEEQTHQDVLNTLGYK, encoded by the coding sequence ATGAAAACTAAATACATAGATTTAATCACGCAATCATTTGACTTTCCGCAAGATGAATTTGAATTGGATGGAGAGCACTTAAAATTTAATGGAATCGACTTGAAAGCTTTAGTCGAAGAACATGGAACACCATTAAAATTTACTTACTTACCAAAAATCTCACAAAACATTCAAAGAGCGAAAGGTTGGTTTGAAAAAGCGCGTGAAGAATTAAACTATGAAGGAACTTACAATTATTGTTATTGTACAAAAAGTTCTCACTTTCGTCATATATTAGGCGAAGCATTAAAAAACGATATTCACATCGAGACATCTTCTGCATTTGACATTAATATTGTCGAAAATTTGATTAAAGAAGGATTGATTACAGACGATCAATATATCGTTTGTAATGGTTTTAAACGTGAAGAATATGTAGAAAACATTGCTCGTTTGGTCAATAACGGACATCGCAAAACAATTACAGTTATTGATAATTACGAAGAAGTTGATTTATTTTCGGAAGCTATCGAAGGTGATTTCGAAATCGGAATTCGTATTGCATCTGAAGAAGAACCAAAATTCGAGTTTTATACGTCTCGTTTAGGAATAGGATACAAAGACATTGTTCCTTTCTATCAAACAATGGTAAAACCAAATGAACGCATTAAATTGAAAATGCTTCATTTCTTTATCAATACAGGAATTAAAGATAATTCATATTATTGGAATGAGTTGACAAAATGTTTGAGAGTTTATGTAAACCTTAAGAAAGTTTGTCCAGAATTAGATAGTTTGAATATCGGTGGTGGATTTCCAATCAAAAATTCGTTGAATTTCGAATATGATTACGAATACATGGCGAAAGAAATCTTGTTGCAAATTAAAATGATTTGTGACGAAGAAGGTATTCCTGTTCCAAATATTTTTACAGAATTTGGATCGTTTACAGTAGGTGAAAGTGGAGGAGTGATCTACAAAATTCTTTATCAAAAGAAACAAAATGATAAAGAGTATTGGGATATGATCGATTCATCTTTCATGACGACTTTACCAGATGCTTGGGCAATTTCAAAACGATTTGTAATGTTGCCAGTTAACCGTTGGTACGATAAATACGAACGTGTATTATTAGGTGGTTTAACGTGTGATTCTGACGATTATTATAACTCAGAACAACATGTAAATGCTATTTATTTGCCAAAATACGATCAAGCAAAACCATTGTATATTGGTTTCTTTAATACAGGAGCGTATCAAGATAATATCAGTGGATTTGGTGGAATAAATCACTGTTTGATTCCTCAGCCAAAATATATTTTGATTGATGAAAACTACGAAGCAAAAGTGTATTCAGAAGAACAAACACACCAAGATGTGTTGAATACATTGGGATATAAATAA
- a CDS encoding deoxyhypusine synthase family protein, with amino-acid sequence MSKGPISQFIEHNYRHFNAAALVDAAKGYEAHLEDGGKMLISMGGAMSTAELGISLAEMIRQDKVQFISCTGANLEEDVMNLVAHSHYKRVPNYRDLTPEQERELLDNHYNRVTDTCIPEEEAFRRLQKHLEDVWHAAEAKGERYFPHEFLYQVVNSGVLEQYYEIDPKDSWIVAAAEKNLPIVVPGWEDSTCGNIFTSNVIKGNLNVHTVKSGIEYMIYLTEWYRANSDGKGVGFFQIAGGISGDFPICVVPMMYQDLEWTDVPFWAYFCQISDSTTSYGSYSGAVPNEKITWGKLDVDTPKYMIESDATIVAPLIFNYILGN; translated from the coding sequence ATGAGTAAAGGACCAATCAGTCAGTTTATAGAGCACAACTATAGACACTTTAATGCAGCTGCATTAGTAGATGCAGCTAAAGGATATGAAGCGCATTTAGAAGATGGGGGAAAAATGTTAATTTCTATGGGAGGTGCAATGAGTACTGCTGAATTAGGAATTTCATTAGCTGAAATGATTCGTCAAGATAAAGTTCAATTTATATCTTGTACAGGAGCTAACTTAGAAGAGGATGTGATGAACTTAGTGGCTCATTCTCATTACAAAAGAGTGCCAAATTATAGAGATTTAACTCCAGAACAAGAAAGAGAATTATTAGATAATCATTATAACCGTGTAACAGATACATGTATTCCTGAAGAGGAAGCATTCCGTCGTTTACAAAAACATTTAGAAGATGTTTGGCATGCTGCTGAAGCAAAAGGTGAACGTTATTTTCCACACGAATTTTTATATCAAGTAGTTAACTCAGGTGTTTTAGAGCAATACTATGAAATTGATCCTAAAGATTCTTGGATTGTTGCTGCGGCTGAGAAAAACTTACCAATCGTTGTTCCAGGATGGGAGGATTCGACTTGTGGAAATATCTTTACTTCAAACGTAATTAAAGGTAATTTGAACGTACATACAGTAAAATCTGGTATCGAATACATGATTTATTTAACAGAATGGTACCGTGCAAATTCTGATGGAAAAGGAGTAGGGTTCTTCCAAATTGCGGGTGGTATCTCAGGAGATTTCCCTATTTGTGTAGTTCCAATGATGTACCAAGATTTAGAATGGACTGATGTTCCGTTCTGGGCATATTTCTGTCAGATTTCTGATTCTACAACATCTTACGGTTCTTATTCAGGAGCAGTTCCTAACGAAAAAATTACATGGGGTAAATTAGATGTTGATACACCAAAATATATGATCGAATCTGATGCGACAATCGTTGCACCATTGATTTTTAATTACATTTTAGGAAACTAA
- a CDS encoding IS3 family transposase (programmed frameshift): MTRKVKYGVAFKLRCVKEVLEKHRTIRSISKKENIHASLLKKWVSDYHNQGISGIEPKKNQTYSVEFKLKVIKTITKQFLSLREARLKFNIPSESVIIKWQKDFATFGIDGLKPKPKGRPKTMSTSKGGPKKSKQPLTREEELLLEIERLRCEGCTLKKVQCLNSSRGRKTKETWTQAINELRPEFHLNLLLDCTHMARSSFYYHISRSKTDKYEELKLKIKSIYHQHKGRYGYRRITDELRKSGTIINHKTVLKLMNSLGLKSLIRRKKYKSYKGEQGKIAPNILQRAFKADKPNQKWVTDVTEFKVKDKKLYLSPIMDLYNQEIISYELSERPVFNQVTQMLKKAFKITKDTKDLILHSDQGWQYQMKQYQALLNEKGIIQSMSRKGNCLDNAIIENFFGILKSELFYLQKFNSIEELKKEIKQYIYYYNNDRIKSNLNKMSPIQYRTHFYNY; the protein is encoded by the exons ATGACAAGAAAAGTAAAATATGGTGTAGCATTTAAGTTACGCTGTGTGAAAGAAGTTTTAGAAAAACATCGAACAATACGTTCAATTAGTAAAAAAGAAAATATACATGCTTCTTTATTAAAGAAATGGGTTTCTGATTATCATAATCAAGGAATTTCAGGTATAGAACCTAAAAAAAACCAAACGTATAGCGTTGAATTTAAGTTGAAAGTTATTAAGACTATAACCAAACAGTTTCTTAGTTTGCGTGAAGCACGCTTGAAATTTAATATTCCAAGTGAATCGGTTATTATAAAATGGCAAAAAGATTTTGCTACCTTTGGAATAGACGGATTAAAACCCAAACCAAAAGGCCGTCCCAAGACTATGAGCACATCTAAGGGTGGACCTAAAAAATCGAAACAACCGTTAACAAGAGAAGAAGAACTATTGTTGGAGATTGAACGTTTACGTTGTGAAG GTTGCACTCTTAAAAAAGTTCAATGCCTTAATTCAAGCCGAGGAAGAAAAACAAAAGAAACTTGGACGCAAGCCATAAATGAATTAAGGCCAGAATTTCATCTAAATTTACTTTTAGATTGTACACATATGGCTAGAAGCAGCTTTTACTATCATATTTCACGTAGTAAAACAGATAAATACGAGGAATTAAAACTTAAGATAAAATCCATTTATCATCAGCATAAAGGGCGATATGGCTATCGACGAATTACCGATGAATTAAGAAAATCAGGAACTATCATCAATCATAAAACTGTTCTTAAACTGATGAATAGCTTAGGATTAAAGAGTTTGATTCGAAGAAAAAAATACAAATCTTACAAAGGAGAACAAGGAAAGATTGCACCAAACATCTTGCAAAGAGCATTTAAGGCTGATAAACCCAACCAAAAATGGGTAACAGATGTTACCGAGTTTAAAGTAAAAGATAAAAAACTATATTTATCACCGATAATGGATCTGTACAATCAAGAAATTATCAGCTATGAGTTAAGCGAACGACCTGTTTTTAATCAAGTAACTCAAATGCTTAAAAAGGCATTTAAAATAACGAAAGACACTAAAGATTTGATATTACATTCAGATCAAGGATGGCAATATCAAATGAAACAATATCAGGCTTTATTAAATGAAAAAGGAATCATACAAAGTATGAGTAGAAAAGGAAATTGCTTAGATAATGCTATTATCGAGAATTTCTTCGGAATACTGAAATCGGAACTATTTTATTTACAAAAATTTAATTCTATTGAAGAGCTAAAAAAAGAAATAAAACAATACATTTACTATTACAATAACGATAGAATAAAATCGAACTTAAATAAAATGAGCCCGATACAATATCGAACTCATTTTTATAATTATTAA
- a CDS encoding polysaccharide deacetylase family protein: MFKTNKHLKNVFVIAFLLVIFSCKNENHSVQNQTSISEPKEILQDDVDSIYTVKIDSSLLQLDTIVKAEKLQKVDSTKQYVYLTFDDGPYKGSKNINKILTEENVKGTVFLVGFNAFTKDLKQNVEDYKANPNVEIANHTFSHARNKYKTFYSIPEQVYEDIRKNEVVLDIHSRWVRLPARNTWRLNKRKRDDPMKNAIPTADLIAKNQYYIYGWDYEWNRNQEGLTSPENIYNGIVNRLDQNKTFEKNHLVILMHDDMFNSDTNAEKLRQLIVLLKQNPKIVIEGISGYPIRIS; encoded by the coding sequence ATGTTCAAAACAAATAAACATCTAAAAAATGTTTTCGTAATCGCCTTTTTACTTGTCATTTTTTCGTGTAAAAACGAAAATCATTCCGTTCAAAATCAAACTTCAATTTCTGAACCGAAAGAAATTTTGCAAGATGATGTCGATTCTATTTATACCGTAAAAATTGACTCTTCTTTGTTACAATTAGACACAATTGTTAAAGCTGAAAAACTGCAAAAAGTTGATTCGACAAAACAATATGTTTATTTAACATTTGATGATGGTCCTTACAAAGGAAGTAAAAATATCAATAAAATATTAACAGAAGAAAATGTAAAAGGAACTGTTTTCTTGGTTGGTTTTAATGCTTTTACAAAAGATTTGAAACAAAATGTAGAAGATTATAAAGCAAATCCGAATGTAGAAATTGCCAATCATACTTTTTCTCATGCACGAAACAAATACAAAACTTTTTACAGCATACCGGAACAAGTTTATGAAGATATTCGCAAAAATGAAGTGGTTTTGGACATACATTCGCGCTGGGTTCGTTTGCCTGCACGCAATACGTGGCGTTTGAATAAACGTAAAAGAGACGACCCTATGAAAAATGCAATTCCAACTGCTGATTTAATCGCCAAAAATCAATATTATATTTATGGTTGGGATTATGAATGGAACCGCAACCAAGAGGGCTTAACTTCTCCCGAAAATATCTACAATGGTATTGTAAACCGTTTGGATCAAAATAAAACATTTGAAAAAAATCATTTGGTAATTTTGATGCACGATGATATGTTTAATTCTGATACAAATGCAGAAAAATTAAGACAATTAATCGTTTTGTTAAAACAAAATCCAAAAATTGTAATTGAAGGAATATCAGGATATCCTATAAGAATTAGCTAA
- a CDS encoding HAD family hydrolase: MQNIKLIVTDMDGTLLRSDHSLNPEFYTIYEELKQNNILFVPASGRQYYSIINYFEHIKDELAVIAENGTYVTYKGQEVFVDELDKSIIKEIIEEVRKIDGAHLVLAGKNAAYVESKDETFLEYFKNFYDKNVWVEDLTQIENEQFIKIAVNHQGGTEHHVFPRLINFEKHGLKVVVSGDVWLDVMNKKSNKGVALRALMNKLHISSEEIIVFGDFMNDYEMLNLAKYSFAMENAHPSIKAIANFSAPSNDEDGVNQIIKQYLQQLKTVNT; the protein is encoded by the coding sequence ATGCAAAATATAAAATTAATAGTGACTGATATGGATGGAACTTTATTACGTTCAGATCATTCATTAAATCCTGAATTCTATACAATCTATGAAGAATTAAAACAAAATAACATCCTATTTGTGCCTGCAAGTGGACGCCAATATTATAGCATAATCAACTATTTTGAGCATATAAAAGATGAATTAGCGGTTATTGCCGAAAACGGTACTTATGTAACGTATAAAGGTCAAGAAGTTTTTGTTGATGAATTGGATAAATCTATAATAAAAGAAATCATTGAAGAAGTTCGAAAAATTGATGGTGCTCATCTTGTTTTAGCAGGAAAAAATGCCGCTTATGTTGAATCGAAAGATGAAACGTTTTTAGAATATTTTAAAAATTTTTACGACAAAAATGTTTGGGTTGAAGATTTAACACAAATCGAAAACGAACAATTCATTAAAATAGCGGTAAATCATCAAGGAGGAACAGAACATCATGTTTTTCCAAGATTAATCAATTTTGAAAAACATGGCCTTAAAGTAGTTGTTTCAGGTGATGTTTGGTTAGATGTTATGAACAAAAAATCAAATAAAGGTGTCGCATTACGAGCATTGATGAATAAATTACATATTTCGTCTGAAGAAATCATTGTTTTTGGCGATTTTATGAATGATTACGAAATGCTAAATTTGGCAAAATATAGTTTTGCTATGGAAAATGCACATCCTTCTATTAAGGCAATTGCAAATTTTAGCGCTCCTTCAAATGATGAAGATGGTGTAAATCAAATAATTAAACAATATCTACAACAATTAAAAACCGTAAATACTTAA
- a CDS encoding TerC family protein, with the protein MDFSIFLQPDALIALFTLTMLEIVLGIDNIVFISILSGKLPAHQQKKAQQLGLFLAMFTRVILLFSLSWVMSLTTPLFNIGDWIGITSIEWVEKLAISGRDLILLIGGLFLIYKSTVEIHHKIEGVEENEGKVKVHSFAGTIIQILILDIVFSLDSVITAVGMAEHIEVMIAAVVIAVAVMMLSASAVSKFVNDHPTVKMLALSFLLLIGVSLLAEGFDQHISKGYIYFAMGFSVLVEFLNLRMKKKHSNPGVIRNMVGDAEEQNKNL; encoded by the coding sequence ATGGATTTTAGTATTTTTTTACAACCCGATGCATTAATTGCATTGTTTACATTAACGATGTTAGAGATTGTTTTAGGAATCGATAATATTGTTTTTATCTCTATTTTATCAGGAAAATTACCTGCACATCAACAGAAAAAAGCACAACAACTTGGTTTATTCTTAGCCATGTTTACACGTGTTATCTTATTGTTTTCGCTAAGTTGGGTGATGAGTCTTACGACACCGTTATTTAATATTGGCGATTGGATTGGAATAACATCAATTGAATGGGTAGAGAAATTAGCAATTTCTGGGCGTGATTTGATCCTATTAATTGGAGGTCTATTCTTAATTTATAAATCAACCGTTGAAATTCATCACAAAATAGAAGGCGTAGAAGAAAACGAAGGAAAAGTAAAAGTACATTCTTTTGCTGGTACAATTATTCAAATCTTAATTTTAGACATTGTCTTCTCTTTAGACTCGGTGATTACAGCAGTTGGTATGGCAGAACATATCGAAGTAATGATTGCTGCAGTTGTCATCGCAGTAGCTGTAATGATGTTGTCGGCAAGCGCTGTTTCTAAATTTGTAAATGATCATCCAACAGTTAAGATGTTAGCATTATCATTCTTATTGTTAATCGGTGTTTCGCTATTAGCAGAAGGATTTGATCAACACATTTCGAAAGGATACATTTATTTCGCAATGGGATTCTCAGTTTTGGTTGAATTCTTAAATTTGAGAATGAAGAAAAAACATTCAAATCCTGGTGTTATTCGAAATATGGTTGGCGATGCAGAAGAACAAAACAAGAATTTATAA
- a CDS encoding DMT family transporter, which translates to MISNVQFRLQFLVLLWGFTGVFGKLVTMNALPMVWYRVLIAAIAVFVYMKFKKSDFQVSKKELLTLLGIGGIVGIHWFTFYLSIKLSNISIALSTLSMGALFSAVLEPIFFRRRINLLEIILAIIVSACVAVIFNASPDDYKLGIIIGILCSFLSALFAVLNSRLPKSIKPTKVTFFEMVGGLITLSLIMVLLQPDAITEVINVSWSNLGWLILLGVIFTAFAQIESVALLKHVSAFTMMLNVNLEPVYGIFLASLIFGDSELMTPVFYIATGVMVLSIVMNGILKAKFFK; encoded by the coding sequence ATGATTTCAAACGTGCAGTTCCGATTACAATTTCTTGTCTTATTGTGGGGATTTACAGGTGTTTTCGGTAAACTTGTAACCATGAATGCTTTGCCTATGGTTTGGTATCGCGTTTTAATTGCCGCAATTGCAGTTTTTGTTTACATGAAATTTAAGAAATCTGATTTTCAAGTTTCTAAAAAAGAGTTGTTAACACTATTGGGAATTGGAGGTATTGTAGGTATACATTGGTTTACGTTTTATTTATCTATTAAGCTTTCAAATATTTCTATTGCATTGAGCACACTATCAATGGGCGCACTTTTTAGTGCAGTATTAGAACCTATTTTTTTCAGAAGACGAATTAATCTCCTCGAAATTATCTTAGCAATTATTGTTTCAGCCTGTGTTGCTGTTATTTTTAATGCATCACCAGATGATTATAAATTAGGGATTATCATAGGTATTTTATGTAGTTTTTTATCCGCATTATTTGCTGTTCTTAATTCGAGATTACCAAAAAGCATAAAACCTACAAAAGTTACATTTTTTGAAATGGTTGGAGGACTCATCACACTTTCTTTGATTATGGTACTGTTACAACCAGATGCAATTACGGAAGTTATAAATGTAAGTTGGTCAAACTTAGGATGGTTAATATTACTTGGAGTTATTTTTACAGCATTTGCACAAATTGAATCTGTCGCTTTATTGAAACATGTAAGTGCTTTTACCATGATGTTAAACGTAAATTTGGAACCTGTTTACGGCATCTTTTTAGCAAGTCTTATTTTTGGGGATTCAGAACTTATGACACCTGTCTTTTATATTGCTACAGGAGTAATGGTACTTTCTATCGTTATGAATGGAATCTTAAAAGCAAAGTTTTTTAAATAA